One genomic segment of Scylla paramamosain isolate STU-SP2022 chromosome 11, ASM3559412v1, whole genome shotgun sequence includes these proteins:
- the LOC135104831 gene encoding catenin delta-2-like isoform X1, whose protein sequence is MPRSSVYVRLQWSTDGATEEAGATTSQQRDTAQSPTPHSTQKTLQPQHSSQEALEIKEGSSGDGSVHHGSTQPPERRQEHKSSHKSSVCPAKSPSSPHPPASPPPVCSTTVTLLPGSTLITTAASTTTVPTMTTATAATKHGRHAEASLGTQARVKVKVRDAPRDKLRRNLTERIPRTTQGGDDGTGIRRTSRAPHLDTSHSLDSPLWHSREQARTDAEGEPQDGAQDGASKPEGARIYYKSKARLRPKNPNAKGRRITRSLSASCVSVSTNTDPKDFLELAKLSGTLSSRKEKEAHISRKKDSSGSDTKTKSVKEETDSSGSQVADSKGHSDVKTRPEVTQKPQVKEVREELKEEDEEDQKCCKAKGTTEESEETPEVILEEDVTEKLSDTRCAGDGCDDAGKGYIELPTYSPSQPSANLQEKLPDHLPPYPGDPSCPSLPVLPCGPPYPSFHAHTGPLPLPTPSYFTRVPVEGTPTPAEEQKFIVITPHLTPPPSDSLEKAAPSSECPPPSSPPLRVCPVPLSSSPSLDHSQTFSSFKPSPSRTFHLSSQDDADLSASPYPATPSSSFHCTSVESLPPKAIHQDVIPRSPSSQIIERCHWGDKNTSPYPTNRPPTPAIPRRHLERDMSLDSCPDVVLQTLEAEGAASQNKTLKKTVTFLLPPDHWDSLISLRESSIGGYPQSGYAELDASLLPPNGDDPYRNTPSPGMQALPQDRYDGGLDGEAGGQYPEDPRYPVPDGGLVYPPDGGVYGRLLGAPQSPYSVNGGVRASTEPLLPSDMYEEDQAPPPHPQHPPAPPPHLSPPTPSLPPVQNHDNYAHPSRLRPPSADSTAPRVRWRDPDLHEVIDFLSNPNNVVKANAAAYLQHLCYMDDPTKQKTRILGGIPPLVALLTHDLPELHRNACGALRNLSYGRQNDENKRAIKDAQGIPALVRLLRKTPDNEIKELVTGILWNLSSCEQDLKHSILDDALTVIVSHVIIPCSGWDGGEVERDPNVDVWWSTVFKNASGVLRNISSAGEYARTKLRQCHGLVDSLLTVIKSAIQGSSHDNKSVENCVCILRNLSYRCQEVEDPNYDKNQPPTQSRATATAKDGEGELTDTCGRSSEPKDNLCDNLGCFGGSRKKKEAMGGAVKESSGGTRSTGPRTEPLRGMELLWQPEIVVGPYLALLSDCSNPETLEAAAGALQNLAACYWQPSIDVRAAVRKEKGLPILVELLRMEVDRVVCAVATALRNLAIDQRNKELIGKYAMRDLVQKLPSGNTHDSGTSDETIAAVLATLNEVIKKSAEFSRSLLDVGGVERLVNMTRHRGRYSVRVVKFASQVLFSMWGHQELREVYKKAGWKEQDFVSKSVAARNAASGGANSPTANNTLNRPMASQGGTRYEDRTIQRGQGKTHQMYSQGQQVPMADMGYGSGGGIGAPAGGVRLYPSVQGKAGEPVYAKVNRDKKRNRQYEGVGPQYGTLGGGAEDWSGPVYGGSPAASPSFSHGPPNNNNNNNNNNNNHSNNNGVLMDKGDAQAGDSWV, encoded by the exons ATGCCACGTTCGTCAGTGTATGTCAGACTCCAGTGGTCTACTGACGGGGCCACGGAGGAGGCTGGAGCTACCACCTCTCAGCAGCGAGACACAGCACAGTCCCCCACACCACACAGCACTCAGAAGACCCTGCAACCTCAGCACAGCTCCCAGGAGGCCCTGGAGATCAAGGAGGGCAGCAGTGGTGATGGGAGTGTTCACCACGGCAGCACTCAGCCACCAGAGAGGCGACAGGAGCACAAGAGTAGCCACAAGAGCAGTGTGTGTCCTGCCAAGTCACCAAGCTCACCACATCCACCAGCCTCACCTCCACCTGTCTGCTCCACTACTGTCACCTTGCTGCCTGGATCCACACTGATTACCACAgcagccagcaccaccaccgtgccCACCATgactactgccactgctgccaccaagCATGGCCGACATGCTGAAGCTTCTCTTGGAACACAAGCAAGAGTGAAGGTCAAGGTGAGAGACGCACCAAGGGACAAGCTACGAAGGAACCTCACAGAGAGGATACCAAGAACCACCCAGGGAGGGGATGACGGTACAGGCATCAGACGCACCTCTCGTGCCCCTCATCTTGACACCAGCCACAGCCTAGACTCCCCTCTCTGGCACAGTAGGGAACAGGCACGCACTGATGCAGAGGGAGAGCCACAGGATGGGGCCCAGGATGGTGCCAGCAAGCCAGAAGGTGCCAGAATATATTACAAATCCAAAGCCAGACTGAGGCCCAAGAACCCCAATGCCAAAGGCCGGAGAATTACCAGGTCCCTGAGTGCCTCGTGCGTCAGTGTGAGCACCAACACGGACCCCAAGGACTTCCTGGAGCTGGCCAAGCTGAGTGGCACTCTGTCCTccaggaaggagaaggaggcccACATCAGCAGGAAGAAGGACTCCTCTGGCAGTGACACTAAGACTAAGAGTGTGAAAGAGGAAACTGACAGTAGTGGTTCACAGGTAGCTGACTCAAAGGGACACTCTGATGTTAAAACTAGGCCAGAGGTCACTCAGAAACCACAAGtaaaggaggtgagagaggagctgaaggaggaggatgaagaggatcaGAAATGCTGCAAGGCCAAGGGGACCacagaggaaagtgaggaaactCCAGAAGTGATTCTGGAGGAGGACGTCACTGAGAAGCTGAGTGACACGCGTTGTGCTGGGGATGGCTGTGATGATGCCGGGAAAGGCTACATTGAGCTGCCCACCTACAGCCCTTCCCAGCCATCCGCCAATCTCCAGGAAAAGTTACCTGACCACCTCCCACCCTACCCTGGGGACCCTTCCTGCCCTTCACTCCCTGTCCTGCCCTGTGGGCCCCCTTACCCCTCCTTCCATGCCCACACTGGGCCGTTGCCACTTCCCACACCCTCATACTTCACCCGGGTGCCTGTGGAGGGGACCCCCACACCTGCTGAAGAGCAAAAGTTTATTGTCATCACCCCACATCTCACTCCACCTCCCTCAGACTCCCTGGAGAAGGCAGCACCCTCCAGTGAGTGTCCCCCACCAAGCTCTCCCCCCTTGAGAGTTTGCCCAGTGCCCCTCAGCTCCTCCCCCAGTCTTGACCACAGCCAGACATTCTCCAGCTTCAAGCCTTCCCCCAGCAGGACATTCCACCTCAGTTCCCAAGATGATGCTGATCTCAGTGCCTCTCCGTACCCTGCCACTCCCTCCAGCAGCTTCCATTGCACCTCAGTGGAGAGCTTACCTCCAAAGGCAATTCACCAAGATGTTATTCCAAGATCGCCTAGCAGCCAGATCATTGAGAGGTGTCACTGGGGGGACAAGAACACTTCACCGTACCCCACCAACCGGCCTCCCACTCCTGCCATTCCCCGCAGGCATCTGGAACGAGACATGTCCTTGGATTCCTGTCCTGACGTGGTCCTGCAGACTCTTGAGGCTGAGGGAGCAGCTAGCCAGAATAAGACTCTCAAAAAAACCGTCACATTCCTGCTGCCACCTGACCACTGGGACTCCCTCATCTCCCTGCGAGAGAGCAGCA TTGGCGGGTATCCCCAGAGTGGCTATGCCGAGCTAGATGCCTCGCTGCTGCCCCCCAATGGTGACGACCCCTACCGCAACACCCCCTCCCCCGGCATGCAGGCGCTGCCCCAGGACCGCTACG ACGGCGGCCTGGATGGGGAGGCGGGGGGACAGTACCCAGAGGACCCCCGCTACCCAGTCCCTGATGGTGGCCTGGTGTACCCTCCCGATGGAGGGGTGTACGGCCGGCTGCTGGGTGCCCCCCAGTCCCCCTACTCAGTCAACGGTGGGGTGAGGGCCAGCACTGAGCCACTGCTGCCCTCAGACATGTATGAGGAGGACCAGGCACCGCCTCCACACCCCCAGCACCCCCCCGCACCCCCAccacacctctcccctcccacgccctccctcccaccagtACAAAACCATGACAATTACGCCCACCCCAGCCGCCTGCGTCCACCCTCCGCTGACAGCACTGCACCCAGAG TGCGATGGCGGGACCCAGACCTGCACGAGGTCATCGACTTCCTGAGCAACCCAAACAATGTGGTAAAGGCCAACGCGGCAGCCTACCTCCAGCACCTCTGCTACATGGACGACCCCACCAAGCAGAAGACTCGCATCCTGGGCGGCATCCCTCCCCTCGTGGCGCTGCTTACCCACGACCTCCCTGAGCTTCACCGCAATGCCTGTGGTGCTCtgag AAACCTGTCATATGGGCGGCAGAACGACGAGAACAAGCGGGCGATCAAGGACGCGCAGGGCATCCCGGCACTGGTGAGGCTGCTGCGTAAGACTCCTGACAACGAGATCAAGGAACTGGTCACTGGCATCCTGTGGAACCTGTCTTCGTGTGAG CAGGACCTGAAGCACAGCATTTTGGATGACGCGCTGACAGTGATAGTGAGCCACGTCATCATCCCGTGCTCAGGCTGGGACGGTGGCGAGGTGGAGCGTGACCCCAATGTGGATGTGTGGTGGTCAACCGTCTTCAAGAATGCTTCAGGTGTCCTCAG GAATATCAGCTCAGCAGGGGAGTACGCTCGGACCAAACTGCGGCAATGTCATGGCCTGGTTGACTCTCTACTGACGGTGATCAAGTCGGCCATCCAGGGATCCTCACACGACAACAAGAGCGTCGAGAATTGTGTCTGCATCCTGCGCAACCTGTCCTATCGCTGCCAAGAGGTGGAGGACCCCAACTATGACAAGAACCAGCCCCCCACCCAGTCAAGAGCCACCGCCACAGCCAAGG ACGGTGAAGGAGAGCTGACTGACACTTGTGGTAGGTCTTCGGAGCCCAAGGACAACCTGT GTGACAACTTGGGCTGCTTTGGGGGCAGccggaagaagaaggaagcaatGGGTGGTGCAGTGAAGGAGAGCAGCGGGGGCACGCGGTCAACAGGGCCGCGCACCGAACCTCTGAGGGGCATGGAGCTCCTGTGGCAGCCAGAGATT GTGGTGGGCCCCTACCTGGCGTTACTCTCAGACTGCAGCAACCCAGAGACCCTGGAGGCAGCAGCGGGCGCCCTGCAGAACCTGGCGGCGTGCTACTGGCAGCCCAGCATAGATGTGCGCGCTGCTGTCAGGAAGGAGAAGGGCCTGCCCATCCTGGTGGAGTTGCTTAGGATGGAGGTGGACCGTGTAGTTTGTGCGGTGGCCACAGCTCTCCGCAACCTGGCCATCGACCAGCGCAACAAAGAGCTTATTG gTAAATACGCCATGAGAGACTTGGTCCAGAAGCTTCCCTCGGGCAACACGCACGACAGTGGCACGAGTGATGAGACCATCGCTGCTGTGCTGGCCACACTCAACGAGGTGATCAAGAAGAGCGCCGAGTTCTCCCGCTCACTGCTGGACGTGGGCGGTGTGGAGCGGCTGGTGAACATGACGCGCCACCGTGGCCGCTACTCCGTCAGGGTGGTCAAGTTCGCCTCacag GTGCTGTTCTCGATGTGGGGCCACCAGGAGCTGAGGGAGGTGTACAAGAAGGCCGGCTGGAAGGAGCAGGACTTTGTGAGCAAGAGTGTGGCTGCACGCAATGCTGCATCTGGTGGTGCCAACTCCCCCACTGCCAACAACACCCTCAACCGCCCCATGGCCTCGCAGGGCGGCACGCGATACGAGGACCGCACCATCCAGAGGGGTCAGGGCAAGACTCACCAGATGTACAGCCAG GGTCAGCAGGTGCCCATGGCGGACATGGGGTATGGCAGTGGGGGCGGGATTGGGGCACCAGCGGGAGGGGTAAGACTTTACCCATCTGTCCAG
- the LOC135104831 gene encoding catenin delta-2-like isoform X6, which produces MPRSSVYVRLQWSTDGATEEAGATTSQQRDTAQSPTPHSTQKTLQPQHSSQEALEIKEGSSGDGSVHHGSTQPPERRQEHKSSHKSSVCPAKSPSSPHPPASPPPVCSTTVTLLPGSTLITTAASTTTVPTMTTATAATKHGRHAEASLGTQARVKVKVRDAPRDKLRRNLTERIPRTTQGGDDGTGIRRTSRAPHLDTSHSLDSPLWHSREQARTDAEGEPQDGAQDGASKPEGARIYYKSKARLRPKNPNAKGRRITRSLSASCVSVSTNTDPKDFLELAKLSGTLSSRKEKEAHISRKKDSSGSDTKTKSVKEETDSSGSQVADSKGHSDVKTRPEVTQKPQVKEVREELKEEDEEDQKCCKAKGTTEESEETPEVILEEDVTEKLSDTRCAGDGCDDAGKGYIELPTYSPSQPSANLQEKLPDHLPPYPGDPSCPSLPVLPCGPPYPSFHAHTGPLPLPTPSYFTRVPVEGTPTPAEEQKFIVITPHLTPPPSDSLEKAAPSSECPPPSSPPLRVCPVPLSSSPSLDHSQTFSSFKPSPSRTFHLSSQDDADLSASPYPATPSSSFHCTSVESLPPKAIHQDVIPRSPSSQIIERCHWGDKNTSPYPTNRPPTPAIPRRHLERDMSLDSCPDVVLQTLEAEGAASQNKTLKKTVTFLLPPDHWDSLISLRESSIGGYPQSGYAELDASLLPPNGDDPYRNTPSPGMQALPQDRYDGGLDGEAGGQYPEDPRYPVPDGGLVYPPDGGVYGRLLGAPQSPYSVNGGVRASTEPLLPSDMYEEDQAPPPHPQHPPAPPPHLSPPTPSLPPVQNHDNYAHPSRLRPPSADSTAPRVRWRDPDLHEVIDFLSNPNNVVKANAAAYLQHLCYMDDPTKQKTRILGGIPPLVALLTHDLPELHRNACGALRNLSYGRQNDENKRAIKDAQGIPALVRLLRKTPDNEIKELVTGILWNLSSCEQDLKHSILDDALTVIVSHVIIPCSGWDGGEVERDPNVDVWWSTVFKNASGVLRNISSAGEYARTKLRQCHGLVDSLLTVIKSAIQGSSHDNKSVENCVCILRNLSYRCQEVEDPNYDKNQPPTQSRATATAKDGEGELTDTCGRSSEPKDNLCDNLGCFGGSRKKKEAMGGAVKESSGGTRSTGPRTEPLRGMELLWQPEIVVGPYLALLSDCSNPETLEAAAGALQNLAACYWQPSIDVRAAVRKEKGLPILVELLRMEVDRVVCAVATALRNLAIDQRNKELIGKYAMRDLVQKLPSGNTHDSGTSDETIAAVLATLNEVIKKSAEFSRSLLDVGGVERLVNMTRHRGRYSVRVVKFASQVLFSMWGHQELREVYKKAGWKEQDFVSKSVAARNAASGGANSPTANNTLNRPMASQGGTRYEDRTIQRGQGKTHQMYSQGQQVPMADMGYGSGGGIGAPAGGVRLYPSVQDIGVPQH; this is translated from the exons ATGCCACGTTCGTCAGTGTATGTCAGACTCCAGTGGTCTACTGACGGGGCCACGGAGGAGGCTGGAGCTACCACCTCTCAGCAGCGAGACACAGCACAGTCCCCCACACCACACAGCACTCAGAAGACCCTGCAACCTCAGCACAGCTCCCAGGAGGCCCTGGAGATCAAGGAGGGCAGCAGTGGTGATGGGAGTGTTCACCACGGCAGCACTCAGCCACCAGAGAGGCGACAGGAGCACAAGAGTAGCCACAAGAGCAGTGTGTGTCCTGCCAAGTCACCAAGCTCACCACATCCACCAGCCTCACCTCCACCTGTCTGCTCCACTACTGTCACCTTGCTGCCTGGATCCACACTGATTACCACAgcagccagcaccaccaccgtgccCACCATgactactgccactgctgccaccaagCATGGCCGACATGCTGAAGCTTCTCTTGGAACACAAGCAAGAGTGAAGGTCAAGGTGAGAGACGCACCAAGGGACAAGCTACGAAGGAACCTCACAGAGAGGATACCAAGAACCACCCAGGGAGGGGATGACGGTACAGGCATCAGACGCACCTCTCGTGCCCCTCATCTTGACACCAGCCACAGCCTAGACTCCCCTCTCTGGCACAGTAGGGAACAGGCACGCACTGATGCAGAGGGAGAGCCACAGGATGGGGCCCAGGATGGTGCCAGCAAGCCAGAAGGTGCCAGAATATATTACAAATCCAAAGCCAGACTGAGGCCCAAGAACCCCAATGCCAAAGGCCGGAGAATTACCAGGTCCCTGAGTGCCTCGTGCGTCAGTGTGAGCACCAACACGGACCCCAAGGACTTCCTGGAGCTGGCCAAGCTGAGTGGCACTCTGTCCTccaggaaggagaaggaggcccACATCAGCAGGAAGAAGGACTCCTCTGGCAGTGACACTAAGACTAAGAGTGTGAAAGAGGAAACTGACAGTAGTGGTTCACAGGTAGCTGACTCAAAGGGACACTCTGATGTTAAAACTAGGCCAGAGGTCACTCAGAAACCACAAGtaaaggaggtgagagaggagctgaaggaggaggatgaagaggatcaGAAATGCTGCAAGGCCAAGGGGACCacagaggaaagtgaggaaactCCAGAAGTGATTCTGGAGGAGGACGTCACTGAGAAGCTGAGTGACACGCGTTGTGCTGGGGATGGCTGTGATGATGCCGGGAAAGGCTACATTGAGCTGCCCACCTACAGCCCTTCCCAGCCATCCGCCAATCTCCAGGAAAAGTTACCTGACCACCTCCCACCCTACCCTGGGGACCCTTCCTGCCCTTCACTCCCTGTCCTGCCCTGTGGGCCCCCTTACCCCTCCTTCCATGCCCACACTGGGCCGTTGCCACTTCCCACACCCTCATACTTCACCCGGGTGCCTGTGGAGGGGACCCCCACACCTGCTGAAGAGCAAAAGTTTATTGTCATCACCCCACATCTCACTCCACCTCCCTCAGACTCCCTGGAGAAGGCAGCACCCTCCAGTGAGTGTCCCCCACCAAGCTCTCCCCCCTTGAGAGTTTGCCCAGTGCCCCTCAGCTCCTCCCCCAGTCTTGACCACAGCCAGACATTCTCCAGCTTCAAGCCTTCCCCCAGCAGGACATTCCACCTCAGTTCCCAAGATGATGCTGATCTCAGTGCCTCTCCGTACCCTGCCACTCCCTCCAGCAGCTTCCATTGCACCTCAGTGGAGAGCTTACCTCCAAAGGCAATTCACCAAGATGTTATTCCAAGATCGCCTAGCAGCCAGATCATTGAGAGGTGTCACTGGGGGGACAAGAACACTTCACCGTACCCCACCAACCGGCCTCCCACTCCTGCCATTCCCCGCAGGCATCTGGAACGAGACATGTCCTTGGATTCCTGTCCTGACGTGGTCCTGCAGACTCTTGAGGCTGAGGGAGCAGCTAGCCAGAATAAGACTCTCAAAAAAACCGTCACATTCCTGCTGCCACCTGACCACTGGGACTCCCTCATCTCCCTGCGAGAGAGCAGCA TTGGCGGGTATCCCCAGAGTGGCTATGCCGAGCTAGATGCCTCGCTGCTGCCCCCCAATGGTGACGACCCCTACCGCAACACCCCCTCCCCCGGCATGCAGGCGCTGCCCCAGGACCGCTACG ACGGCGGCCTGGATGGGGAGGCGGGGGGACAGTACCCAGAGGACCCCCGCTACCCAGTCCCTGATGGTGGCCTGGTGTACCCTCCCGATGGAGGGGTGTACGGCCGGCTGCTGGGTGCCCCCCAGTCCCCCTACTCAGTCAACGGTGGGGTGAGGGCCAGCACTGAGCCACTGCTGCCCTCAGACATGTATGAGGAGGACCAGGCACCGCCTCCACACCCCCAGCACCCCCCCGCACCCCCAccacacctctcccctcccacgccctccctcccaccagtACAAAACCATGACAATTACGCCCACCCCAGCCGCCTGCGTCCACCCTCCGCTGACAGCACTGCACCCAGAG TGCGATGGCGGGACCCAGACCTGCACGAGGTCATCGACTTCCTGAGCAACCCAAACAATGTGGTAAAGGCCAACGCGGCAGCCTACCTCCAGCACCTCTGCTACATGGACGACCCCACCAAGCAGAAGACTCGCATCCTGGGCGGCATCCCTCCCCTCGTGGCGCTGCTTACCCACGACCTCCCTGAGCTTCACCGCAATGCCTGTGGTGCTCtgag AAACCTGTCATATGGGCGGCAGAACGACGAGAACAAGCGGGCGATCAAGGACGCGCAGGGCATCCCGGCACTGGTGAGGCTGCTGCGTAAGACTCCTGACAACGAGATCAAGGAACTGGTCACTGGCATCCTGTGGAACCTGTCTTCGTGTGAG CAGGACCTGAAGCACAGCATTTTGGATGACGCGCTGACAGTGATAGTGAGCCACGTCATCATCCCGTGCTCAGGCTGGGACGGTGGCGAGGTGGAGCGTGACCCCAATGTGGATGTGTGGTGGTCAACCGTCTTCAAGAATGCTTCAGGTGTCCTCAG GAATATCAGCTCAGCAGGGGAGTACGCTCGGACCAAACTGCGGCAATGTCATGGCCTGGTTGACTCTCTACTGACGGTGATCAAGTCGGCCATCCAGGGATCCTCACACGACAACAAGAGCGTCGAGAATTGTGTCTGCATCCTGCGCAACCTGTCCTATCGCTGCCAAGAGGTGGAGGACCCCAACTATGACAAGAACCAGCCCCCCACCCAGTCAAGAGCCACCGCCACAGCCAAGG ACGGTGAAGGAGAGCTGACTGACACTTGTGGTAGGTCTTCGGAGCCCAAGGACAACCTGT GTGACAACTTGGGCTGCTTTGGGGGCAGccggaagaagaaggaagcaatGGGTGGTGCAGTGAAGGAGAGCAGCGGGGGCACGCGGTCAACAGGGCCGCGCACCGAACCTCTGAGGGGCATGGAGCTCCTGTGGCAGCCAGAGATT GTGGTGGGCCCCTACCTGGCGTTACTCTCAGACTGCAGCAACCCAGAGACCCTGGAGGCAGCAGCGGGCGCCCTGCAGAACCTGGCGGCGTGCTACTGGCAGCCCAGCATAGATGTGCGCGCTGCTGTCAGGAAGGAGAAGGGCCTGCCCATCCTGGTGGAGTTGCTTAGGATGGAGGTGGACCGTGTAGTTTGTGCGGTGGCCACAGCTCTCCGCAACCTGGCCATCGACCAGCGCAACAAAGAGCTTATTG gTAAATACGCCATGAGAGACTTGGTCCAGAAGCTTCCCTCGGGCAACACGCACGACAGTGGCACGAGTGATGAGACCATCGCTGCTGTGCTGGCCACACTCAACGAGGTGATCAAGAAGAGCGCCGAGTTCTCCCGCTCACTGCTGGACGTGGGCGGTGTGGAGCGGCTGGTGAACATGACGCGCCACCGTGGCCGCTACTCCGTCAGGGTGGTCAAGTTCGCCTCacag GTGCTGTTCTCGATGTGGGGCCACCAGGAGCTGAGGGAGGTGTACAAGAAGGCCGGCTGGAAGGAGCAGGACTTTGTGAGCAAGAGTGTGGCTGCACGCAATGCTGCATCTGGTGGTGCCAACTCCCCCACTGCCAACAACACCCTCAACCGCCCCATGGCCTCGCAGGGCGGCACGCGATACGAGGACCGCACCATCCAGAGGGGTCAGGGCAAGACTCACCAGATGTACAGCCAG GGTCAGCAGGTGCCCATGGCGGACATGGGGTATGGCAGTGGGGGCGGGATTGGGGCACCAGCGGGAGGGGTAAGACTTTACCCATCTGTCCAG gACATTGGAGTCCCACAGCACTAA